The Arachis hypogaea cultivar Tifrunner chromosome 14, arahy.Tifrunner.gnm2.J5K5, whole genome shotgun sequence genome has a segment encoding these proteins:
- the LOC112743152 gene encoding putative F-box protein At5g55150, whose product MSEVDRWSNIHQDLLNEVTQRFYSYDNDYLQLRLVCKQWNLKLPKIPTGNKVPWLLLPIGGGAAKKSFEEVRSLEEEDIYQIMQLPTIDEETLDTDGLEEEGIYHFMAWELQDNSICGSCHGWLIIVMVYEGTIKMLNPFTKVHLDLSPISTLSNVIDINENECINIGKIITRNTIPMHKTQIWKAIINSAPTNDNNNDFMAVVIYGCDSNLAFYKPNDKRWLRFSTRPMCDVIFFQEKIYAVDYEGQLYEFDTKNKSGPMGRIYEAAPPPSDTGCFKCYYLIGCANGSLLMLIRRVRRRCKVVETVKFYVYELKKNEKAWSRIYDLGNYILVIGLNSSVQMLSSKGNQIYFTDNMRIAHSPYLAEPHDIGIFNLEDGSFKKLLTDVKFFCPPVWILS is encoded by the coding sequence ATGAGTGAGGTTGATCGATGGTCAAACATTCATCAAGATTTGTTAAACGAAGTTACACAGCGGTTTTATTCATATGACAATGACTACCTTCAATTACGATTGGTTTGTAAGCAATGGAACTTGAAACTTCCAAAGATCCCCACTGGCAACAAAGTTCCGTGGCTGTTACTACCTATTGGTGGTGGTGCTGCTAAAAAATCTTTTGAAGAAGTTCGTTCTCTTGAAGAGGAGGACATCTACCAGATCATGCAATTACCTACCATTGACGAAGAAACTCTTGACACAGATGGTCTTGAAGAGGAGGGAATTTATCATTTCATGGCATGGGAGCTGCAAGACAACAGCATATGTGGTTCTTGTCATGGATGGTTGATAATCGTAATGGTATATGAAGGTACGATAAAAATGTTAAACCCGTTTACAAAGGTTCACTTAGATCTTTCTCCAATCTCAACTCTCTCCAATGTAATTGATATTAATGAGAATGAATGTATTAATATTGGCAAAATTATCACTCGAAATACTATTCCTATGCATAAAACCCAAATTTGGAAAGCTATTATAAACTCGGCTCCTACAAATGACAATAACAATGATTTTATGGCTGTGGTCATATATGGATGTGATAGTAACTTAGCCTTTTACAAGCCCAATGACAAGAGATGGCTTAGATTTTCAACAAGACCCATGTGCGATGTCatattttttcaagaaaaaatatatgCAGTAGATTATGAAGGCCAACTATACGAATTTGATACCAAAAATAAATCAGGACCAATGGGAAGAATTTATGAAGCCGCACCACCTCCATCGGATACAGGATGCTTCAAGTGTTACTATCTGATTGGATGTGCTAATGGAAGTTTATTGATGTTGATAAGACGTGTAAGACGTCGTTGCAAGGTTGTGGAGACCGTCAAATTCTATGTCTAtgaattgaagaaaaatgaaaaagcatGGTCAAGAATATATGATTTGGGAAATTACATATTAGTAATTGGTCTCAATTCTTCTGTTCAAATGTTGTCGAGCAAAGGAAATCAAATCTACTTTACAGATAACATGCGTATCGCTCACTCACCATACCTTGCTGAGCCTCACGACATTGGTATCTTCAATTTGGAAGATGGGAGTTTCAAAAAATTGTTAACAGATGTGAAATTTTTTTGTCCTCCTGTTTGGATATTATcctaa